Within the Cupriavidus malaysiensis genome, the region GCGATGGCAGGGTGAAGGCACCCGGCACGCCCTGCCTTACGCTCCGCCCTCCACCAGGCTCGCCTCGACCAGCCGCCCGAACAGGGCTTCCTGCCCCGCCGGCAGCAATTCCCGCAGGACCTCGCGATGCCGGCCGCTGCCCAGCAGCCGCTCGGCGATCCATGCGACCAGGTACAGGGCCGACAGGCAGCCGCCCGCGGTGGCGACGTTGCCGTCGCAGACGAAGGGACGTTCGTCGCTTGTCACGCCCATGGCGCTCAAGGCGGCGCGGGCGTCGGGATGGGTGGTGGCCCGGTTGTGCGGGAGCAGGCCGAGCCTGGCGAGGAAGAAGGAGCCGGCGCAGATGGAGCCGATCAGCTGGCGTCGCGGGTCCAGGCGGAAGCTGCCGAGGAAGGCGGCATCGGCCAGCGCCGCCGGCACGCCTTGCTTGCCGCTGGCGAACAGTACGGCATCGGCATGGTTGGCTTCGTCCAGCCGACCGTGGGGCCGCAGCGCCAGGCCGTTGGCGGAGCGCAGTTCCGGCTGGCTGCCGAGGATGCGGACCTGCCAGTGCTGGCGCTGGCGGCCGAGGATGTCCCACATCAGGAAGAGATCGATGTCGGTGAACTGCTCGAAGGCGATGAGTGCGATGGTCTTCATGGCGTCGTCGGGTGGCTATGCGAGAATCGCACTCTAGCGACGCAAGGGAGGCCATACACAGCCTGTATGGCGGCAAGCATGGCGGCAGACGCATGGCGGCATTGACACGGGACCGGTGGATCCGGGCGGGGCTCGAGGCACTGGACCAGGAGGGATTCCAGGCCGTGTCCGCCGAGCGCCTGGCGCGCCGGCTGAACGTCACGCGCGGGTCCTTCTACCATCATTTCGACAGCCGGGAGGCCTTCGTGCGCGCGCTGCTGGCCGAGTGGGAGGCCGACTACACCGGGCGCATGCTCGCCCACGCCGCGCAGGGGCGCGGCGCGCAGGATATCCTCGCGCGCTACCTGGAGATCGCGGCG harbors:
- a CDS encoding DJ-1/PfpI family protein — protein: MKTIALIAFEQFTDIDLFLMWDILGRQRQHWQVRILGSQPELRSANGLALRPHGRLDEANHADAVLFASGKQGVPAALADAAFLGSFRLDPRRQLIGSICAGSFFLARLGLLPHNRATTHPDARAALSAMGVTSDERPFVCDGNVATAGGCLSALYLVAWIAERLLGSGRHREVLRELLPAGQEALFGRLVEASLVEGGA